In the genome of Daucus carota subsp. sativus chromosome 9, DH1 v3.0, whole genome shotgun sequence, the window TCTCGTCTCTCTCGGTGCTCTCTCTCGGTGCTCTATTGGTGCTATTTTTCGTGTTTACATCTTCATCGTCTGTTGGAATCCGAATCAAAATCAGTTTTGGAGCTGCTGAGTTTATAAATTAGCATACGTATGAATGACTAATGCTctttttaatgatatatgatGTTAACTAGTAAATTAGATGAGTTTAAGTAGTAAATTAGGTAATTGGTGATAATTTAATGTTTATGTTTTGATTAGTTAGCTGTTCTTGTGtgaatttttgtttttcatGAGGTTAAgtatgtttttggtgaggtaaGTTTTTTCATGTAATGGTTTTGTGATTTGATACTAGTGTATATGTCGTTTAGTGATTGTAGTGTCTTTTTTTGTTGACAAATGATGCTGATTAGCAGTTTTATTTGATTGAATTGTagtttttcatttttgaatgatttttatgattctatatttgtagttttatgtttttatgttGATTGCATAATACATTATGAAGTTGAGTTATAATCAAGTATAGTGTAAGTTGATGATATGATTAAATGTTTAAATGTTCAATATCACGGGTTCTATATGTGGTGATTCGTCTCGTATCAGTAGTTCGACTGCTAGCTGTGATCCCGCTTGTAGTGATTATGATGATTCAATATCAAGCTACGTATTGTCTCCTGGTGGAAGGAGATATTATTCACCGTCTGTTGGTGAAAAATAGTGTATACCATTCCTCAATCAAGTTCATGACAGCTTGGATAAAGCCTTCATATTTTACAAGAATTATGGTCGTTTAGGAGGATTTGATGTTTGGAAGGGAACTGAAAAGGGAGCTGATGATGGTACGATAACACTCAAGCATTTTGTTTGCAGTTGTGAAGGTTTTGTTGAGCCAAATATTGGTAGAACGAATGGCATTGAGTGTAGAGAAAGGCGTACTGTGTCGAAGAGGTGTGGTTGTAAGGCAAGATTGGTTATGAAATACATGTTTCCAAACAAGTATTTTGTAATGTCTTTAATTGATGTACATAACCATCCTCTAGCTAGTGAAACAGGATGGCAATTTTTGAGAGCTAGTAGGGAAATGACAGTGGGGTTAAGGAATGTTGTCTATGATGCTGCGAAAGCTAACATAGGTTGTAGCAAAACGTATACTCTTGTAAAGGAAATGGTAGGTGGATATTCTAATGTTGGCGCGACATTGTGTGATTTTCGAAATTTTAATCGGGATTTGAAGAGCTATGTTGGTGACAAAGATGGGCAAATGATTATTGACAAGTTCAAGGTCATTTCAGAGACTTCAGAAGGTTTTTACTATGCATACAAAGTTGATTCAGCTGGACACCTTATCAAACTGTTTTGGGCGGACGCAATTGGTAGGAGGAATTTTGAACTATATGGTGATGCTATGTCGTTTGATGCAACTTTTGACACAAACAAGTAAGTTTGCACTTTATTTTTCTACATATATGCACGTTATCTTTTTAGTTTTCTTATATatgtgaaatatttttttgaacgTAGTGATGATTCAACATGTATTCCTTCtgttctaatttaaatattatatgtaatgcaaacaaaatattagtataaacatATGAATTTTAGTGATTTCTCTGTGATTTTTTAGTTGTTCAGGTGGTGTGTTTTTGTGATTGAAATATTCTAATTTAGTGATTTTGGTACAGACTTCTGtgttatttatgtgttttgtttggtgtaggtataatatgatttttgcaCCTTTCACTGGTGTGGATAAACATGACAAATGTGTGACGTTTGCATGTTGTCTTTTATCTCAAAAGAATGTTGCGCATTATACTTGGGCATTTGATCATCTTGTAAAGGCTATGGGAAGGAATCCGGTGGTTGTGATTACTGATCAATGTCCAACTATGAAAATAGCTGTCCCTACATCATCATTTTCTTCGGCCAATGGACTGATTGCCTCTAAACATCGTTTGTGTATGTGGCATATTATGGAAAAATTCCCGGTCAAGGTATGTTTTAGTTTTCTTGCTTGCTGTTAAGGGTTACCTCctgttttaattttgtttagtaGGGTTAGCTGCTGTATAATTATTAAGGTAGTATTATTTAGTAGGGGTgtgaatttgatttttgtttaataGTTTGGTGAATATTTATTTCAGCTTGGTAACCGTTTGGTGAAAGAGACAGATTttatggagaagatgaagaaatatatatggTCATCAAGTATAGAAATTGAAGAATTTGAGAGAGGATGggaggctgttgttaaggagtTTAAGTTAGAGGATAACAAGTGGTTAAAAGATATGTATGGTATAAGGGCTTCATGGATTCCCGCTTTCTTTAGAGACCAGCCAATGTTTGGGTTATTGAGGACTACATCAAGATCAGAGagtaaaaattctttttttggGCAATTCCATAAACAAGGAGACTCTTTATGTGAATTTTGGTTACGGTATCAAAGTGCCATGGATCGGCAAAGGAATGAAACGAATCGGTTGAATCATGAGTCCAATTCTAGTCTCCCTTCTGCAGTGTCTAGATGGTTCATAGAAAATGATGCAGCAGACCTGTTTACACTTGCTATCTTTTATAAAGTCCAAGAAGAAATTATTGCCTCCTGTTTGGACATGcaaattaaaagaatgagtgAGGAAAGATATGGtgtgttaggccgaataaactcactatataagatgatatagtgaacacaatcaataacagaacaccagtataagagaataattcaactaaactcttattcacaaatcacagtagcttacaaataatctcttagtgatttattttatcactaagagctgctaggttacacgaatgatattcaattgataactcctctagagtaaaccctaagctgtgtttatatacacagttacatgatatctactgattgatttacaattatctgcttcctaaaataatctaatcagtagctatccttttccTGTTCTGATATGcatatcttccttgatattctctttccttgcttatccagatcttctcttagaaatcagccgcctgcaaactctgatcatacaaactctgatccagctggcagtcgttaaactctgattctagattaaactctgatcttcatttctgcacactaaacaagttaaatacctgtgacatcatcaaatatgtaacaatctcccccaacttgtacattagacagaatgaacaagttctatatatatactgatgatgtcaaaaataatcaaggacaaatgcatgaagtaactaatctgcaaaaattaattattactttcagaacaagcagaactaattacaacttacagaactagCAGAAGCTAACTAGCCAGTCAGTCTATATACATAGCTCTCCTTGACAAACTGAGTGATCAAATCtttttcaatttgtttcagagtctgtatcatctgagctttgacagtctttaattcttcattgtcttctcctgtctggtatatagctgatctcaaggctcTTGCCTTGCATATTTTCATAGCTTCTCCCAATTGAATAGCTCCTGGTCtgtcagcttcattattgtaaccCAAAATTCTGGTTCCAGCTATAGTCTCCATAACAGAGCTATTTTGATCATATCAAtctctgaaccatcttcttgaGTTATCTTAGGAACATATTCAGCATCAGAACttatcccataaaatcttctcttttcttggaTAGTTCTCTTCAGCCTTTCAGACCATCTcttggttgcttcattctttatctcaagcatataatgaatatgctcaagttcccttAGAGACTTTATTAATAGATTAGCTTCAga includes:
- the LOC108201590 gene encoding protein FAR1-RELATED SEQUENCE 5-like, with translation MFNITGSICGDSSRISSSTASCDPACSDYDDSISSYVLSPGGRRYYSPSVGGFDVWKGTEKGADDGTITLKHFVCSCEGFVEPNIGRTNGIECRERRTVSKRCGCKARLVMKYMFPNKYFVMSLIDVHNHPLASETGWQFLRASREMTVGLRNVVYDAAKANIGCSKTYTLVKEMVGGYSNVGATLCDFRNFNRDLKSYVGDKDGQMIIDKFKVISETSEGFYYAYKVDSAGHLIKLFWADAIGRRNFELYGDAMSFDATFDTNKYNMIFAPFTGVDKHDKCVTFACCLLSQKNVAHYTWAFDHLVKAMGRNPVVVITDQCPTMKIAVPTSSFSSANGLIASKHRLCMWHIMEKFPVKLGNRLVKETDFMEKMKKYIWSSSIEIEEFERGWEAVVKEFKLEDNKWLKDMYGIRASWIPAFFRDQPMFGLLRTTSRSESKNSFFGQFHKQGDSLCEFWLRYQSAMDRQRNETNRLNHESNSSLPSAVSRWFIENDAADLFTLAIFYKVQEEIIASCLDMQIKRMSEERYGVLGRINSLYKMI